From Anopheles darlingi chromosome 2, idAnoDarlMG_H_01, whole genome shotgun sequence, the proteins below share one genomic window:
- the LOC125948988 gene encoding uncharacterized protein LOC125948988 isoform X10 codes for MGLNKRDKQDKLKSQSLLDSERSSHDGGGGSSSTTRTVVVDHGTIVVPIETVVSTVSSTSKQSASSKSSSSKQQQILHSSTTDAGSIAESVHLSTEKSFGALDGAVAPVGASKLAEQKFSTVSSVRSAAQKSKQIDNIIEKIHHIASDTISTTEQITTAAPPSAASFTHGTKDVTQKKTVLLGDSGAQQSGSSGVAGGDTVSQQQVITTVVPSKIEFTTVAFEGSAHNSSNISSSSSHTSNIVSGSSSSNTSAINQQTRSHGAVRSERMMSESSATQQQQSESRSSKSEHSSSTVQSSSSSSSTMKSSSSKKSHSEAHSKSLVSGETAHSSLRSQKHLIDGADVQNGGTVLGVSSTITTAPDHSTYDQQSFHTIGADGSRKQVDSQSYSMAKSQAPTTKILHDAAGNQITSTSASYQSAQGHSTSSFQTSGTHDHKALDSKLHQAINTSSAISSSHRDERVSSTSTSSAVNSSSSSSDKRFSVIDSTTLENYSTKAEQDSSSAQHSSMLMKNASAHTVASLSSAHDSLDSTIQSTQLVTESSQMADHRQQHLESSKTIESASHYEQMDESSSSRRKTSEFREQRESNAAILKRKIYDESGRRLNLIDEKIVPKDIVTADLQDDVTNVTKTSFEAKLFNPTLKRWELVDQKTILEKDITTEIPVEIVKELEVERPELANITTTIQLTKVYDAKTKQWKTVDQKKHIDVVEKITYLEENSGRSELNESEHSKNLRSMDMVDRVTIKEVQDLSEEKRQQLNKSKKRVDERTTQEQCICEICTCGRHNCFNCGSGTVSTQTKSSKYISSSNSENFYHQENFTSELNEESSTIRRGTWTKEDAEQHQTNRRESYTIEHSSTENDVSGRRLTWTKDDFEAVDISKIKGERPKPIRHEDNLKPEGQFYAPERQGYTPGERVRPIKHDDNLRPEGAFSAPEKPEYRSGERPKPVRPQDNLKPEGEFERPQKPSVGKPERSQPVRHDDNLRPEGDFERPEKSPFRPAERPKQVRPDDNLRPEGDFERPEKSSFRPAERPKQIKPEDNLRPEGDFQTPQRPEYRSGERPKPIRHDDNLRPEGDFERPEKSPFRPAERPKQVRPDDNLRPEGDFERPEKSPFRPAERPKQVRPEDNLRPEGEFTSPEKPQYRPAERPKQIKPEDNLRPEGDFQTPERPEYRSGERPKPIRHDDNLRPEGDFERPEKSPFRPAERPKQVRPEDNLRPEGDFDKPQKPEYRSAERPKQVRPQDNLKPEGDFERPQPTVVGKAERAQIIRHEDNLYMEGNFERTEKTVFIAGERPKPIRPDDNLRPEGDFERPEKSPFRPAERPKQVRPEDNLRPEGEFTSPEKPQYRPAERPKQIKPEDNLRPEGDFQTPERPEYRSGERPKPIRHDDNLRPEGDFDRPEKSPFRPAGRPKQVRPEDNLRPEGDFDKPQKPEYRSAERPKQVRPQDNLKPEGDFERPQPTVVGKAERAQIIRHEDNLYMEGNFERTEKTVFIAGERPKPIRPDDNLRPEGDFERPEKSPFRPAERPKQVRPEDNLRPEGEFTSPEKPQYRPAERPKQIKPEDNLRPEGDFQTPERPEYRSGERPKPIRPDDNLRPEGDFERPEKSPFRPAERPKQVRPDDNLRPEGDFERPEKSPFRPAERPKQVRPDDNLRPEGDFERPEKSPFRPAERPKQVRPEDNLRPEGEFTSPEKPQYRPAERPKQIKPEDNLRPEGDFQTPERPEYRSGERPKPIRHDDNLRPEGDFERPEKSPFRPAERPKQVRPDDNLRPEGDFERPEKSPFRPAERPKQVRPEDNLRPEGDFDKPQKPEYRSAERPKQVRPQDNLKPEGDFERPQPTVVGKAERAQIIRHEDNLYMEGNFERTEKTVFIAGERPKPIRPDDNLRPEGDFERPEKSPFRPAERPKQVRPEDNLRPEGEFTSPEKPQYRPAERPKQIKPEDNLRPEGDFQTPERPEYRSGERPKPIRHDDNLRPEGDFERPEKSPFRPAERPKQVRPDDNLRPEGDFERPEKSPFRPAERPKQVRPEDNLRPEGDFDKPQKPEYRSAERPKQVRPQDNLKPEGDFERPQPTVVGKAERAQIIRHEDNLYMEGNFERTEKTVFIAGERPKPIRPDDNLRPEGDFERPEKSPFRPAERPKQVRPEDNLRPEGEFTSPEKPQYRPAERPKQIKPEDNLRSEGKFQAPERPEYRTGERPKPIRPDDNLRPEGDFERPEKSPFKPAERPKQIKPEDNLKTEGEFSTPQKPQFKPAERPKQIKPQDNLKPEGDFDRPKPVESIGKGDRAQIVKHADNLRVEGTFERVEKTVYVSGERPKPIKPDDNLRPEGEFSTPEKQTFRPAERPKQIKPQDNLRPEGDFDRPQKSVAGPGERPKPIKHDDNLRPEGTFERPEKAQFKPAERPKQIRPEDNLRTEGEFEKPQKSQFQPAERPKQVKPQDNLQIEGDYNSFKEYTEQKQRKEAILKEVHEPTIADGAVLVTTQTVTTILKGDKKQPTGRQTTTTEVQDQSNHSEESFAHSRNENIQHHRSEHITSSNALTRAQHVESSVNEHDRLTQRSTTNQTQSIHDVSGRNIAESKTNHSHRQMVNGSTVVSGVSQEQRTQHSVQSSSSSSKIHHTSSSMQQQQSTISDTQHLHGTHSQHLNVQHGEPTVQRHSREQVTGSQTSSTSSKVVVDGKVITDKSASNRHATEKLAVDGVVVTDKSFTERQQSGFDGMDSIQQAHYTSGQTVHDSSATNIGSSSTKRAQNQAIRSTTNNITNLEGTNGVHKGSQRNGTAHSQASTVDHATETQVKKLVGGKWVTKTIKTESKASNQQQHQQQGKVHDVSSHRQQGVLTGQISVAEQNKLNQQHSSIGTSSDQHTRSSAHHISVAEQNKLNQQHSSIGTSSEVHAHSSSSTSSSSVVKSHSSSKMVSEKVVQRGTTESVVSAAGSPSGRTGARGGSSIVLGESTVDSASSRRAAQQQSSTTTKLIGGKLVQVASSNDTSNNTSSTAGKSSGVTSTSSTSSNVHHSATNDQSSTSTKSSSSSVMKSSKVESSSTAASSTTSGQQQHHRKNTFASTENVNNAILCRPAQGPVATTTGIALHATNGSASSMSVSGYNQRKSISNLNDSAMYATTNRTSYSSLHRRGKESTEARMQNYVKAVETDTIVGRTVRGQACPPPSLAGLGLGSSTIGTSHGMKGSSNTSTSVTTSSSTASNNQKTLRDYHTAMNVSRSSTKANASSISFGDDKFHGSSSYKVQYIQQHEGRCPAAVHDNLKLSKVTKQHTYYVRDQK; via the exons ATGGGTTTGAACAAGCGTGATAAGCAGGATAAGCTGAAGAGCCAGAGTTTGCTCGATTCCGAGCGATCCTCAcatgacggtggcggtggctcctCGTCGACCACGCGcacggtcgtcgtcgatcacGGTACGATCGTGGTGCCCATCGAAACCGTGGTATCGACTGTTAGCTCCACTAGCAAGCAATCGGCTTCCAGCAAGTCGAGCAGctcgaagcagcaacagatccTGCACAGTTCCACCACCGATGCGGGCAGTATCGCGGAATCGGTGCATCTCAGCACCGAGAAGTCATTCGGAGCGCTGGACGGAGCAGTTGCACCGGTCGGCGCTAGCAAGCTGGCGGAGCAAAAGTTCAGTACGGTGAGCAGTGTGCGCAGTGCGGCTCAAAAGTCGAAACAGATCGATAACATCATCGAAAAGATCCATCACATTGCGAGCGATACGATCAGTACGACCGAGCAGATCACTACGGCCGCCCCACCATCGGCGGCATCGTTCACGCACGGAACGAAGGATGTGACACAGAAGAAAACGGTGTTGTTGGGTGACAGTGGGGCACAACAGAGTGGCAGTAGTGGCGTGGCGGGTGGCGATACTGTCAGTCAGCAACAAGTGATAACCACCGTCGTGCCGAGTAAGATCGAGTTCACAACAGTGGCCTTCGAAGGTAGTGCCCATAACagtagcaacatcagcagcagcagcagccacaccagcaacatcgtcagtggcagcagcagtagcaatacCAGTGCCATAAATCAGCAAACTCGGTCACACGGTGCAGTGCGCAGTGAGAGGATGATGTCCGAGTCCAGTgccactcagcagcagcaaagcgaaTCGCGATCAAGTAAAAGTGAGCACTCGAGCTCTACGgtgcaatcgtcgtcgtcgtcgtcgtcaacgatGAAATCCTCTTCGTCGAAGAAATCACACTCCGAAGCCCACAGCAAGAGCCTAGTGTCGGGTGAAACGGCACACTCGTCCCTGCGATCGCAGAAACATCTGATCGATGGGGCTGATGTACAGAATGGTGGCACCGTGTTAGGTGTGTCGTCTACGATCACTACTGCTCCAGATCATTCCACGTACGATCAGCAATCATTCCATACGATCGGTGCGGATGGTAGCAGGAAGCAGGTCGACAGCCAGAGCTACTCGATGGCCAAGAGTCAAGCGCCGACAACGAAAATCCTGCACGATGCAGCCGGTAATCAAATCACCAGCACGTCTGCCTCGTATCAGTCGGCCCAAGGACACAGTACCTCATCCTTCCAAACATCGGGTACGCACGATCACAAAGCCCTCGATTCGAAGCTCCATCAAGCCATCAACACCAGCTCAGCCATTTCGTCCTCACACCGTGACGAACGCGTgtcatccacatccacatcgTCTGCTGTAaactcgtcctcctcgtcctccgacAAGAGGTTCTCCGTGATCGATTCAACAACATTGGAGAACTACTCTACTAAGGCAGAGCAAGACTCCAGTAGTGCCCAGCACTCGAGCATGTTGATGAAGAATGCATCCGCACACACCGTGGCTAGCCTATCGTCAGCGCACGATTCGCTCGATAGCACGATCCAAAGCACACAGCTGGTGACGGAATCGAGCCAAATGGCagaccaccgacagcagcacctGGAATCGAGCAAAACCATCGAGTCAGCATCGCACTACGAGCAGATGgacgaaagcagcagctcacgGCGCAAGACGTCCGAGTTCCGTGAGCAGCGTGAGTCCAATGCCGCCATTCTGAAGCGCAAAATCTACGACGAAAGTGGACGCCGGTTGAACTTGATCGATGAAAAGATCGTACCGAAGGACATTGTCACTGCTGACCTGCAGGACGATGTCACGAACGTGACGAAAACGTCGTTCGAGGCGAAACTGTTCAACCCGACGCTGAAGCGCTGGGAACTGGTAGACCAGAAGACCATCCTGGAAAAAGACATCACCACCGAGATACCGGTAGAGATTGTCAAGGAGCTGGAGGTGGAGCGTCCCGAGCTGGctaacatcaccaccacaataCAGCTGACGAAG GTTTACGATGCCAAGACGAAGCAATGGAAAACGGTGGACCAAAAGAAACATATCGATGTGGTGGAGAAGATCACCTACCTCGAGGAAAATTCGGGCCGCTCCGAACTCAACGAATCGGAACACTCGAAAAACCTCCGATCAATGGACATGGTG GACCGCGTTACAATCAAAGAAGTGCAAGATCTGAGCGAagagaagcggcagcagctcaACAAATCGAAGAAACGTGTCGACGAGCGGACCACTCAGGAGCAGTGCATCTGCGAGATCTGTACATGTGG ACGACACAATTGCTTCAATTGCGGCAGTGGTACAGTATCTACTCAGACAAAGTCTTCAAAGTACATCTCATCGAGCAATTCGGAAAATTTTTACCATCAAG AAAATTTCACATCTGAGCTCAATGAAGAATCATCGACGATTCGAAGGGGAACGTGGACTAAGGAAGACGCTGAGCAGCATCAGACGAACCGCAGGGAGTCCTACACAATtgagcacagcagcacagagAACGATGTGTCCGGGCGCCGACTGACATGGACAAAGGATGACTTCGAAGCTGTTGATATTAGCAAAATTAAGGGCGAACGCCCCAAGCCGATCCGTCACGAAGACAACCTTAAACCAGAAGGTCAATTCTACGCACCGGAGCGCCAGGGTTACACGCCAGGAGAGCGTGTAAGACCGATCAAACATGATGATAATTTACGGCCCGAAGGAGCATTCTCAGCACCGGAAAAGCCAGAATATCGGTCTGGAGAAAGACCTAAGCCAGTTAGACCGCAAGATAACCTCAAACCAGAAGGTGAATTCGAACGACCTCAAAAACCATCAGTTGGCAAACCAGAACGGTCACAGCCTGTGCGCCATGACGACAACCTGCGTCCGGAAGGAGACTTCGAGCGTCCAGAGAAGTCGCCATTCAGACCAGCCGAGCGTCCTAAGCAAGTTCGTCCCGATGATAATCTGCGCCCAGAAGGAGACTTCGAGCGTCCAGAGAAGTCATCTTTCAGACCTGCTGAACGACCGAAGCAAATCAAAC CTGAGGATAATCTGCGTCCGGAAGGCGACTTCCAGACTCCTCAGCGCCCAGAATATCGATCAGGAGAGCGACCGAAGCCAATTCGCCATGACGACAATCTACGTCCGGAAGGAGACTTCGAGCGTCCAGAGAAGTCGCCATTCAGAC CTGCTGAGCGTCCGAAGCAGGTTCGTCCCGATGATAATCTGCGTCCGGAAGGAGACTTCGAGCGTCCAGAGAAGTCACCTTTCAGAC CTgccgagcgaccgaagcagGTTCGCCCAGAGGATAATCTGCGCCCTGAAGGAGAATTCACATCGCCAGAAAAGCCTCAATACAGACCTGCTGAGCGACCGAAGCAAATCAAACCTGAGGATAATCTGCGTCCGGAAGGCGACTTCCAAACTCCTGAGCGCCCAGAATATCGATCAGGAGAGCGACCGAAGCCAATTCGCCATGACGATAATCTACGTCCGGAAGGAGACTTCGAGCGTCCAGAGAAGTCGCCATTCAGACCTGCTGAGCGTCCGAAGCAG GTTCGTCCAGAGGATAATCTGCGTCCGGAAGGAGACTTTGACAAGCCTCAGAAGCCAGAATATCGATCAGCTGAGCGGCCGAAACAAGTGCGACCTCAGGATAATCTCAAACCAGAGGGAGATTTCGAAAGACCACAACCTACAGTCGTTGGAAAAGCTGAACGAGCTCAAATCATTCGTCATGAAGATAACCTTTACATGGAAGGAAACTTTGAGCGCACTGAGAAAACTGTCTTTATTGCTGGAGAGCGGCCGAAGCCAATTCGTCCCGACGATAATCTGCGTCCAGAAGGTGACTTCGAGCGTCCAGAGAAGTCACCATTCAGACCTgccgagcgaccgaagcagGTTCGCCCAGAGGATAATCTGCGCCCTGAAGGAGAATTCACATCGCCAGAAAAGCCTCAATACAGAC CTGCTGAGCGACCGAAGCAAATCAAACCTGAGGATAATCTGCGTCCGGAAGGCGACTTCCAAACTCCCGAGCGCCCAGAATATCGATCAGGAGAGCGACCGAAGCCAATTCGCCATGACGATAATCTACGTCCGGAAGGAGACTTCGATCGTCCAGAGAAGTCGCCATTCAGACCTGCTGGGCGTCCGAAGCAG GTTCGTCCAGAGGATAATCTGCGTCCGGAAGGAGACTTTGACAAGCCTCAGAAGCCAGAATATCGATCAGCTGAGCGGCCGAAACAAGTGCGACCTCAGGATAATCTCAAACCTGAGGGAGATTTCGAAAGACCACAACCTACAGTCGTTGGAAAAGCTGAACGAGCTCAAATCATTCGTCATGAAGATAACCTTTACATGGAAGGAAACTTTGAGCGCACTGAGAAAACTGTCTTTATTGCTGGAGAGCGGCCGAAGCCAATTCGTCCCGACGATAATCTGCGTCCAGAAGGTGACTTCGAGCGTCCAGAGAAGTCACCATTCAGACCTGCTGAGCGACCGAAGCAGGTTCGTCCAGAGGATAATCTGCGCCCTGAAGGAGAATTCACATCGCCAGAAAAGCCTCAATACAGACCTGCTGAGCGACCGAAGCAAATCAAACCTGAGGATAATCTGCGTCCAGAAGGCGACTTCCAGACTCCTGAGCGCCCAGAATATCGATCAGGAGAGCGACCGAAGCCAATTCGTCCCGACGATAATCTACGTCCGGAAGGAGACTTCGAGCGCCCAGAGAAGTCGCCATTCAGACCTGCTGAGCGTCCGAAGCAGGTTCGTCCCGACGATAATCTGCGTCCAGAAGGAGATTTCGAGCGTCCAGAGAAGTCACCATTCAGACCTgccgagcgaccgaagcag GTTCGTCCCGACGATAATCTGCGTCCAGAAGGAGATTTCGAACGTCCAGAGAAGTCACCATTCAGACCTGCAGAGCGACCGAAGCAGGTTCGTCCAGAGGATAATCTGCGTCCTGAAGGAGAATTCACATCGCCAGAAAAGCCTCAATACAGACCTGCTGAGCGACCGAAGCAAATCAAACCTGAGGATAATCTGCGTCCGGAAGGCGACTTCCAAACTCCTGAGCGCCCAGAATATCGATCAGGAGAGCGACCGAAGCCAATTCGCCATGACGATAATCTACGTCCGGAAGGAGACTTCGAGCGTCCAGAGAAGTCGCCATTCAGACCTGCTGAGCGTCCGAAGCAGGTTCGTCCGGATGATAATCTGCGTCCGGAAGGAGACTTCGAGCGTCCAGAGAAGTCACCTTTCAGACCTGCTGAGCGACCGAAGCAGGTTCGTCCAGAGGATAATCTGCGTCCGGAAGGAGACTTTGACAAGCCTCAGAAGCCAGAATATCGATCAGCTGAGCGGCCGAAACAAGTGCGACCTCAGGATAATCTCAAACCAGAGGGAGATTTCGAAAGACCACAACCTACAGTCGTTGGAAAAGCTGAACGAGCTCAAATCATTCGTCATGAAGATAACCTCTACATGGAAGGAAACTTTGAGCGTACTGAGAAAACTGTCTTTATTGCTGGAGAGCGGCCGAAGCCAATTCGTCCCGACGATAATCTGCGTCCAGAAGGAGACTTCGAGCGTCCAGAGAAGTCACCATTCAGACCTGCTGAGCGACCGAAGCAGGTTCGTCCAGAGGATAATCTGCGCCCTGAAGGAGAATTCACATCGCCAGAAAAGCCTCAATACAGACCTGCTGAGCGGCCGAAGCAAATCAAACCTGAGGATAATCTGCGTCCGGAAGGCGACTTCCAGACTCCTGAACGCCCAGAATATCGATCAGGAGAGCGACCGAAGCCAATTCGCCATGACGATAATCTACGTCCGGAAGGAGACTTCGAGCGTCCAGAGAAGTCGCCATTCAGACCTGCTGAGCGTCCGAAGCAGGTTCGTCCCGACGATAATCTGCGTCCGGAAGGAGACTTCGAGCGTCCAGAGAAGTCACCTTTCAGACCTGCTGAGCGACCGAAGCAGGTTCGTCCAGAGGATAATCTGCGTCCGGAAGGAGACTTTGACAAGCCTCAGAAGCCAGAATATCGATCAGCTGAGCGGCCGAAACAAGTGCGACCTCAGGATAATCTCAAACCAGAGGGAGATTTCGAAAGACCACAACCTACAGTCGTTGGAAAAGCTGAACGAGCTCAAATCATTCGTCATGAAGATAACCTCTACATGGAAGGAAACTTTGAGCGTACTGAGAAAACTGTCTTTATTGCTGGAGAGCGGCCGAAGCCAATTCGTCCCGACGATAATCTGCGTCCAGAAGGAGACTTCGAGCGTCCAGAGAAGTCACCTTTCAGACCTGCTGAGCGACCGAAGCAGGTTCGTCCAGAGGATAATCTGCGTCCTGAAGGAGAATTCACATCGCCAGAAAAGCCTCAATACAGACCTGCTGAGCGACCGAAGCAAATCAAACCTGAGGATAATCTGCGTTCGGAAGGAAAATTCCAGGCTCCCGAGCGTCCAGAATACCGTACAGGCGAGCGGCCTAAACCAATTCGCCCCGATGATAATCTGCGTCCAGAAGGGGACTTTGAACGTCCCGAAAAGTCTCCCTTTAAACCTGCTGAGCGACCGAAGCAGATTAAGCCTGAGGACAATTTGAAAACAGAAGGAGAATTTTCAACACCGCAGAAACCTCAATTCAAACCAGCTGAAAGACCGAAGCAAATTAAGCCACAAGATAACTTGAAGCCTGAGGGAGATTTCGATCGGCCTAAGCCTGTCGAAAGTATCGGAAAGGGAGATCGGGCTCAAATTGTGAAACATGCGGATAATCTGCGCGTAGAGGGTACTTTTGAAAGGGTAGAGAAAACCGTTTATGTTTCAGGGGAGCGACCAAAACCCATTAAGCCGGACGATAACCTACGTCCAGAGGGAGAGTTTTCGACGCCCGAAAAGCAAACGTTCCGGCCTGCAGAACgaccaaaacaaatcaaaccacAGGACAATCTCCGACCAGAAGGTGATTTTGATCGGCCACAAAAGTCGGTTGCCGGACCAGGCGAGAGGCCGAAGCCGATCAAACATGATGACAACCTGCGTCCCGAAGGTACTTTCGAAAGACCGGAAAAGGCTCAATTTAAACCTGCAGAACGACCGAAGCAAATTCGTCCTGAAGATAATCTGCGCACCGAAGGTGAATTCGAGAAGCCACAGAAATCACAGTTCCAGCCAGCGGAGCGTCCAAAACAGGTGAAGCCACAGGACAATCTTCAAATTGAGGGCGATTATAATTCTTTCAAGGAGTACACTGAACAGAAACAACGCAAGGAAGCGATACTGAAGGAGGTACATGAACCAACCATTGCCGATGGAGCCGTGCTCGTGACAACACAAACGGTTACCACCATTTTAAAGGGAGACAAGAAACAACCAACCGGAAGAcagactactactactgaggTACAGGATCAATCCAATCATTCTGAGGAAAGCTTCGCTCACAGTCGTAACGAGAACATCCAGCACCATCGAAGTGAGCACATCACTAGCTCCAACGCCCTGACTAGGGCACAACACGTTGAATCTAGTGTCAACGAACATGATCGCCTCACGCAACGATCCACAACGAACCAAACCCAATCGATTCATGACGTTTCGGGCCGAAATATTGCCGAATCGAAGACCAACCACAGCCACCGACAGATGGTCAATGGATCGACGGTTGTGAGCGGAGTTTCTCAAGAACAGCGTACACAGCACAGCGTacagtcatcgtcgtccagtTCCAAGATCCATCACACAAGCTCCTcgatgcagcaacaacagtccACAATCAGTGACACGCAGCATCTTCACGGTACTCACTCGCAGCATCTTAACGTCCAGCATGGCGAACCCACCGTTCAGCGTCATTCACGAGAACAAGTAACTGGTTCCCAGACGTCCTCAACCAGCAGTAAGGTGGTTGTAGATGGAAAAGTTATCACAGATAAGTCAGCATCCAACAGACACGCTACCGAGAAACTGGCTGTCGATGGTGTCGTAGTAACGGACAAGAGCTTCACAGAGCGACAGCAAAGTGGTTTTGATGGAATGGACAGCATCCAACAGGCACATTACACCAGCGGTCAAACTGTGCACGATTCCAGTGCTACTAACATCGGAAGTAGCTCGACGAAGCGCGCGCAAAATCAGGCCATTCGATctacaacaaacaacattaCCAACCTGGAAGGTACCAATGGCGTTCACAAGGGATCCCAGCGCAATGGAACCGCTCATAGCCAAGCGTCCACGGTCGACCATGCTACGGAAACTCAGGTTAAGAAACTGGTCGGTGGTAAATGGGTTACGAAGACGATCAAGACTGAGAGTAAAgcaagcaaccagcagcagcaccaacagcaaggAAAGGTGCACGATGTTTCATCTCATCGTCAACAGGGAGTGCTTACCGGTCAGATATCGGTAGCTGAACAGAACAAACTAAATCAACAACATAGCTCGATTGGTACCTCGTCCGATCAGCATACTCGCAGCTCCGCACACCACATATCGGTAgcggaacaaaacaaattgaacCAGCAGCACAGTTCGATCGGTACCTCTTCGGAAGTGCATGCTCATAGCAGCTCGTCGACTTCTAGCTCTTCGGTTGTGAAATCACATTCAAGCAGTAAGATGGTTAGCGAAAAGGTAGTTCAACGTGGAACTACCGAGAGCGTAGTTTCGGCGGCCGGATCACCCTCGGGTCGTACCGGAGCTCGCGGAGGATCCAGCATCGTACTGGGAGAATCCACCGTTGACAGCGCTTCATCGCGACGCGCGGCACAGCAGCAATCATCTACCACCACGAAACTAATCGGCGGTAAACTCGTGCAAGTTGCCTCGTCTAACgataccagcaacaacacgtCCAGCACGGCGGGTAAGTCATCCGGCGTGACATCTACATCCAGCACATCCAGCAACGTTCATCATTCCGCAACCAACGATCAATCATCGACCTCGACGAAGAGTTCCTCGTCGAGCGTGATGAAGTCGAGCAAGGTTGAATCCAGCAGCACGGCCGCTTCATCCACTACAagtggccaacagcagcaccatcgcaAGAACACGTTCGCCTCCACGGAGAACGTTAATAATGCCATTCTGTGCCGACCAGCGCAGGGACCGGTGGCGACAACGACCGGTATCGCGCTGCATGCCACGAACGgcagtgccagcagcatgAGCGTCTCCGGATACAACCAGCGCAAGAGCATCTCGAACCTCAACGATAGCGCCATGTACGCGACGACGAACCGGACCAGCTACAGCTCGTTGCATCGACGCGGAAAGGAATCGACCGAGGCAAGAATGCAGAACTACGTGAAAGCCGTCGAGACGGATACCATCGTTGGTCGGACGGTTAGAGGACAAGCCTGCCCTCCACCATCGCTGGCAGGGCTCGGTCTGGGCAGTAGCACTATCGGTACCAGCCACGGCATGAaaggtagcagcaacaccagcacatcGGTAACCACGAGCAGTTCGACGGCGTCGAACAATCAGAAGACTCTTCGCGATTACCATACCGCTATGAACGTCTCGCGAAGCTCCACGAAAGCCAACGCTTCCAGCATTTCGTTTGGCGATGATAAGTTCCATGGATCGAGCTCCTACAAGGTGCAGTACATCCAGCAACACGAAGGACGTTGCCCCGCGGCCGTACACGACAATCTGAAGCTGTCCAAAGTCACCAAGCAACACACGTACTACGTCCGGGACCAGAAGTag